A DNA window from Coffea arabica cultivar ET-39 chromosome 6c, Coffea Arabica ET-39 HiFi, whole genome shotgun sequence contains the following coding sequences:
- the LOC113692138 gene encoding uracil phosphoribosyltransferase isoform X2: MAVPIYNYYYSPLLRCPPCASPSSSSPPYHQLHLLSPNSLHSSSPSLYHLKNQSIISATITVFPLSRRRRRALTMDCQTTPEQKSISQERMLVFVPPHPLIKHWVSVLRNEDTPTPIFKSAMAELGRLLMYEASRDWLPTISGEIQSPLGVATVEFIDPREPVAVVPILRAGLALAEHASSILPASKTYHLGISRNEETLQPTVYLNKLPDRFPEGSRVFVVDPMLATGGTIVAALNLIKERGVDNKQIKVVSAVAAPPALQKLSEKFPGLHVYAGNIDPTVNDKGFIIPGVGDAGDRSFGT, from the exons ATGGCCGTTCCCATTTATAACTACTACTATTCCCCGCTCCTCCGCTGCCCGCCCTGTGcctccccctcctcctcctctccacCGTATCATCAGCTACACCTCCTCTCACCCAATTCGTTACACTCCTCTTCTCCTTCGCTTTAccatttaaaaaatcaaagtattattAGCGCTACGATTACG GTTTTTCCCTTAAGCAGACGACGGCGGAGGGCTTTAACAATGGACTGCCAAACGACGCCGGAGCAGAAATCCATCTCTCAAGAGAGGATGCTG GTGTTTGTTCCGCCCCATCCACTGATAAAACATTGGGTTTCAGTTCTGCGGAATGAGGATACACCAACTCCAATCTTTA AGAGTGCCATGGCTGAGTTGGGGAGGTTGCTCATGTATGAAGCTTCAAGGGACTGGCTG CCAACTATTTCCGGGGAGATACAGTCACCACTAGGTGTTGCAACTGTTGAATTTATAGACCCCAGGGAACCTGTAGCG GTTGTTCCCATCTTGAGGGCTGGCCTTGCCCTAGCTGAACATGCATCATCAATTTTGCCGGCAAGCAAAACATATCATCTGG GGATTAGCAGAAATGAAGAAACGCTTCAGCCGACTGTATACTTAAACAA GTTGCCTGACAGATTTCCCGAAGGTTCTCGAGTATTTGTCGTAGATCCTATGCTTGCAACAG GTGGCACAATAGTTGCAGCTCTTAACTTGATAAAGGAACGTGGTGTTGACAATAAGCAAATTAAAGTG GTATCTGCAGTTGCTGCTCCTCCTGCACTTCAGAAACTCAGCGAGAAATTTCCTGG GCTTCATGTATATGCTGGAAATATTGACCCCACTGTAAATGATAAAGG GTTTATAATTCCCGGAGTTGGAGATGCAGGGGACCGTAGCTTTGGCACATGA
- the LOC113692138 gene encoding uracil phosphoribosyltransferase isoform X1, with the protein MAVPIYNYYYSPLLRCPPCASPSSSSPPYHQLHLLSPNSLHSSSPSLYHLKNQSIISATITQVFPLSRRRRRALTMDCQTTPEQKSISQERMLVFVPPHPLIKHWVSVLRNEDTPTPIFKSAMAELGRLLMYEASRDWLPTISGEIQSPLGVATVEFIDPREPVAVVPILRAGLALAEHASSILPASKTYHLGISRNEETLQPTVYLNKLPDRFPEGSRVFVVDPMLATGGTIVAALNLIKERGVDNKQIKVVSAVAAPPALQKLSEKFPGLHVYAGNIDPTVNDKGFIIPGVGDAGDRSFGT; encoded by the exons ATGGCCGTTCCCATTTATAACTACTACTATTCCCCGCTCCTCCGCTGCCCGCCCTGTGcctccccctcctcctcctctccacCGTATCATCAGCTACACCTCCTCTCACCCAATTCGTTACACTCCTCTTCTCCTTCGCTTTAccatttaaaaaatcaaagtattattAGCGCTACGATTACG CAGGTTTTTCCCTTAAGCAGACGACGGCGGAGGGCTTTAACAATGGACTGCCAAACGACGCCGGAGCAGAAATCCATCTCTCAAGAGAGGATGCTG GTGTTTGTTCCGCCCCATCCACTGATAAAACATTGGGTTTCAGTTCTGCGGAATGAGGATACACCAACTCCAATCTTTA AGAGTGCCATGGCTGAGTTGGGGAGGTTGCTCATGTATGAAGCTTCAAGGGACTGGCTG CCAACTATTTCCGGGGAGATACAGTCACCACTAGGTGTTGCAACTGTTGAATTTATAGACCCCAGGGAACCTGTAGCG GTTGTTCCCATCTTGAGGGCTGGCCTTGCCCTAGCTGAACATGCATCATCAATTTTGCCGGCAAGCAAAACATATCATCTGG GGATTAGCAGAAATGAAGAAACGCTTCAGCCGACTGTATACTTAAACAA GTTGCCTGACAGATTTCCCGAAGGTTCTCGAGTATTTGTCGTAGATCCTATGCTTGCAACAG GTGGCACAATAGTTGCAGCTCTTAACTTGATAAAGGAACGTGGTGTTGACAATAAGCAAATTAAAGTG GTATCTGCAGTTGCTGCTCCTCCTGCACTTCAGAAACTCAGCGAGAAATTTCCTGG GCTTCATGTATATGCTGGAAATATTGACCCCACTGTAAATGATAAAGG GTTTATAATTCCCGGAGTTGGAGATGCAGGGGACCGTAGCTTTGGCACATGA
- the LOC113692138 gene encoding uracil phosphoribosyltransferase isoform X4 gives MAVPIYNYYYSPLLRCPPCASPSSSSPPYHQLHLLSPNSLHSSSPSLYHLKNQSIISATITVFPLSRRRRRALTMDCQTTPEQKSISQERMLFCGMRIHQLQSLFYSDFVCVESAMAELGRLLMYEASRDWLPTISGEIQSPLGVATVEFIDPREPVAVVPILRAGLALAEHASSILPASKTYHLGISRNEETLQPTVYLNKLPDRFPEGSRVFVVDPMLATGGTIVAALNLIKERGVDNKQIKVVSAVAAPPALQKLSEKFPGLHVYAGNIDPTVNDKGFIIPGVGDAGDRSFGT, from the exons ATGGCCGTTCCCATTTATAACTACTACTATTCCCCGCTCCTCCGCTGCCCGCCCTGTGcctccccctcctcctcctctccacCGTATCATCAGCTACACCTCCTCTCACCCAATTCGTTACACTCCTCTTCTCCTTCGCTTTAccatttaaaaaatcaaagtattattAGCGCTACGATTACG GTTTTTCCCTTAAGCAGACGACGGCGGAGGGCTTTAACAATGGACTGCCAAACGACGCCGGAGCAGAAATCCATCTCTCAAGAGAGGATGCTG TTCTGCGGAATGAGGATACACCAACTCCAATCTTTA TTTTACTCTGATTTTGTTTGTGTAGAGAGTGCCATGGCTGAGTTGGGGAGGTTGCTCATGTATGAAGCTTCAAGGGACTGGCTG CCAACTATTTCCGGGGAGATACAGTCACCACTAGGTGTTGCAACTGTTGAATTTATAGACCCCAGGGAACCTGTAGCG GTTGTTCCCATCTTGAGGGCTGGCCTTGCCCTAGCTGAACATGCATCATCAATTTTGCCGGCAAGCAAAACATATCATCTGG GGATTAGCAGAAATGAAGAAACGCTTCAGCCGACTGTATACTTAAACAA GTTGCCTGACAGATTTCCCGAAGGTTCTCGAGTATTTGTCGTAGATCCTATGCTTGCAACAG GTGGCACAATAGTTGCAGCTCTTAACTTGATAAAGGAACGTGGTGTTGACAATAAGCAAATTAAAGTG GTATCTGCAGTTGCTGCTCCTCCTGCACTTCAGAAACTCAGCGAGAAATTTCCTGG GCTTCATGTATATGCTGGAAATATTGACCCCACTGTAAATGATAAAGG GTTTATAATTCCCGGAGTTGGAGATGCAGGGGACCGTAGCTTTGGCACATGA
- the LOC113694157 gene encoding CASP-like protein 5B2 gives MKELIGSPGTVCGLLLRIGQCVFGAASIGVMVSAYGFSNYTAFCYLIASMGLQVLWSLGLACLDVYALRIKRDLRNPVLVSLFVVGDWVTATLSLAAACSSAGIAVLYAKDLKYCKGPMQPSCSKFELSIVLSFITWCLIAVSSHVMFWILASV, from the exons atgaaggagttGATAGGGAGTCCGGGGACTGTTTGTGGGTTGTTATTAAGGATAGGGCAATGTGTATTTGGAGCTGCATCCATTGGAGTTATGGTCTCTGCTTATGGGTTTTCCAACTACACTGCGTTCTG CTATTTGATTGCATCGATGGGGCTTCAAGTTTTGTGGAGCCTTGGACTAGCATGTCTTGATGTCTATGCTTTGAGGATAAAGAGAGACCTTCGAAATCCTGTTTTAGTAAGCCTGTTCGTTGTTGGCGATTGG GTGACAGCTACTCTATCACTTGCAGCAGCATGCTCATCAGCTGGGATAGCAGTTTTGTATGCCAAAGACTTGAAATACTGTAAGGGCCCAATGCAACCTTCCTGTAGCAAATTTGAACTCTCCATTGTTCTGTCTTTCATCACTTGGTGTCTGATCGCTGTATCTTCTCATGTAATGTTCTGGATACTAGCCTCAGTTTAG
- the LOC140008237 gene encoding uncharacterized protein translates to MEGLIPLVYRAIMQYKNGQQGMMGSWTNESPSASYMRLPGDSGRFQMPDIQLFRPDCAFPASASSPSSSATKRMLSAAVQSPGCHLTPRRAVK, encoded by the coding sequence ATGGAGGGCTTAATTCCACTAGTATACAGAGCTATAATGCAGTACAAGAATGGCCAACAAGGGATGATGGGATCATGGACGAATGAATCGCCTTCTGCTTCCTACATGAGATTGCCAGGTGATTCGGGCCGCTTCCAAATGCCTGATATTCAGCTTTTCAGACCAGACTGTGCCTTCCCCGCCTCCGCGTCATCGCCTTCTTCCTCTGCCACCAAAAGAATGCTCTCCGCCGCTGTTCAATCACCTGGCTGTCATCTGACTCCCCGCCGTGCCGTCAAGTGA
- the LOC113692138 gene encoding uracil phosphoribosyltransferase isoform X3 — MAVPIYNYYYSPLLRCPPCASPSSSSPPYHQLHLLSPNSLHSSSPSLYHLKNQSIISATITQVFPLSRRRRRALTMDCQTTPEQKSISQERMLFCGMRIHQLQSLFYSDFVCVESAMAELGRLLMYEASRDWLPTISGEIQSPLGVATVEFIDPREPVAVVPILRAGLALAEHASSILPASKTYHLGISRNEETLQPTVYLNKLPDRFPEGSRVFVVDPMLATGGTIVAALNLIKERGVDNKQIKVVSAVAAPPALQKLSEKFPGLHVYAGNIDPTVNDKGFIIPGVGDAGDRSFGT, encoded by the exons ATGGCCGTTCCCATTTATAACTACTACTATTCCCCGCTCCTCCGCTGCCCGCCCTGTGcctccccctcctcctcctctccacCGTATCATCAGCTACACCTCCTCTCACCCAATTCGTTACACTCCTCTTCTCCTTCGCTTTAccatttaaaaaatcaaagtattattAGCGCTACGATTACG CAGGTTTTTCCCTTAAGCAGACGACGGCGGAGGGCTTTAACAATGGACTGCCAAACGACGCCGGAGCAGAAATCCATCTCTCAAGAGAGGATGCTG TTCTGCGGAATGAGGATACACCAACTCCAATCTTTA TTTTACTCTGATTTTGTTTGTGTAGAGAGTGCCATGGCTGAGTTGGGGAGGTTGCTCATGTATGAAGCTTCAAGGGACTGGCTG CCAACTATTTCCGGGGAGATACAGTCACCACTAGGTGTTGCAACTGTTGAATTTATAGACCCCAGGGAACCTGTAGCG GTTGTTCCCATCTTGAGGGCTGGCCTTGCCCTAGCTGAACATGCATCATCAATTTTGCCGGCAAGCAAAACATATCATCTGG GGATTAGCAGAAATGAAGAAACGCTTCAGCCGACTGTATACTTAAACAA GTTGCCTGACAGATTTCCCGAAGGTTCTCGAGTATTTGTCGTAGATCCTATGCTTGCAACAG GTGGCACAATAGTTGCAGCTCTTAACTTGATAAAGGAACGTGGTGTTGACAATAAGCAAATTAAAGTG GTATCTGCAGTTGCTGCTCCTCCTGCACTTCAGAAACTCAGCGAGAAATTTCCTGG GCTTCATGTATATGCTGGAAATATTGACCCCACTGTAAATGATAAAGG GTTTATAATTCCCGGAGTTGGAGATGCAGGGGACCGTAGCTTTGGCACATGA
- the LOC113694156 gene encoding delta-1-pyrroline-5-carboxylate synthase-like, producing MDPTRKFVKHVKRVVFKVGTAVVTRDDGRLAVGRVGAIFEQLEELNSQGYEIILVTSGAVGAGRQRLKYRRLVNSSFADLQKPQVEIDGKACAAVGQNGLMALYDNLFSQLDVTSSQLLVTDNDFKSPDFRMQLSETVDTLLSLRSIPIFNENDAISTRRAPYEDSSGIFWDNDSLAALLALELKADLLVLLSDVEGLYSGPPSDPHSKLINTYIKEKHEGLITFGDKSRVGRGGMHAKVKAAVHAADSGTPVIITSGFAADNITKVLHGQRIGTLFHKDSHLWITVTDVGAREMALAARECSRKLQSIPSHERRKILLDIATALEEKESAIKAENDADVSAARKAGYDDSLVSRLLLKPGKIAALAKSIRTIADMKEPIGQILSRTELADGLVLEKTSCPLGVLLIVFESRPDALVQIAALAIRSGNGLLLKGGKEANRSNAILHKIITSVIPDTVGKKLIGIVTSREEIPDLLKLDDVIDLVIPRGSNNLVSQIKNTTKIPVLGHADGICHVYVDKSANMDMARHIVVDAKLDYPAACNAMETLLVHQDLTTSTGFQELIVELKHEGVSLYGGPRASSLFNIAFADSFHHEYNSKACTIEVVDDVQDAIDHIHKHGSGHTECIVTEDQEVAEYFLHQVDSAAVFLNASTRFCDGARFGLGAEVGISTSKIHARGPVGVEGLLTTRWVLRGTGQVVKGDKGVDYTHKKLALD from the exons ATGGATCCTACCAGAAAGTTCGTCAAGCATGTCAAGCGCGTCGTCTTCAAG GTAGGTACTGCAGTAGTTACACGCGATGATGGAAGATTAGCAGTTGGCAGAGTTGGAGCTATTTTTGAGCAG CTTGAAGAACTCAATTCTCAAGGCTATGAAATAATTCTAGTGACATCAGGGGCGGTTGGAGCAGGAAGGCAGAGGCTTAAATACAGGAGATTGGTCAACAGCAG ttttgccgaCCTACAAAAACCACAAGTTGAAATTGATGGAAAGGCTTGTGCAGCTGTTGGGCAGAATGGTCTTATGGCTTTATATGACAACCTATTCAGCCAG CTAGATGTGACATCTTCCCAACTTCTAGTTACTGATAATGATTTCAAGAGTCCAGATTTCAGAATGCAACTTTCTGAAACAGTGGATACATTGCTATCTTTAAGGAGTATACCTATCTTTAATGAAAATGACGCTATCAGTACTCGACGAGCCCCGTATGAG GATTCTTCTGGCATATTCTGGGACAATGATAGCTTGGCAGCTCTATTGGCACTTGAGCTCAAGGCTGACCTTCTTGTTTTGTTAAGTGATGTAGAGGGCCTTTACAGTGGCCCACCAAGTGATCCACATTCAAAGCTAATCAATACATATATTAAAGAAAAACACGAAGGCCTAATAACTTTTGGAGATAAATCCCGGGTTGGGAGAGGAGGAATGCATGCTAAAGTAAAGGCTGCAGTTCATGCGGCAGATTCTGGTACTCCTGTTATTATAACCAG TGGTTTTGCTGCAGATAATATCACAAAGGTGCTGCATGGACAACGAATTGGTACTCTCTTTCACAAAGATTCCCATTTGTGGATTACAGTCACTGATGTTGGTGCACGTGAGATGGCACTCGCAGCTCGAGAGTGTTCCAGAAAACTTCAA AGCATTCCTTCACATGAAAGGAGGAAAATATTGTTGGATATTGCTACTGCACTAGAGGAGAAGGAAAGTGCAATTAAGGCTGAGAATGATGCTGATGTTTCTGCAGCACGCAAAGCTGGATATGATGACTCACTAGTTTCTCGTTTACTTTTGAAGCCTGGGAAG ATCGCAGCCCTTGCAAAATCAATTCGTACAATTGCAGATATGAAAGAACCCATCGGTCAAATATTGTCCAGGACTGAG CTTGCAGATGGACTTGTTTTAGAGAAGACATCATGTCCTTTAGGTGTCCTGTTGATTGTTTTTGAATCTCGACCTGATGCACTCGTTCAG ATTGCCGCATTGGCAATTCGAAGTGGAAATGGACTCTTGTTGAAAGGAGGCAAAGAGGCTAATCGCTCAAATGCTATCCTTCACAAG ATAATTACATCAGTCATCCCAGATACTGTTGGTAAAAAACTTATTGGGATTGTGACTTCAAGAGAGGAGATACCTGACCTTCTCAAG CTTGATGATGTGATAGATCTTGTCATACCTAGAGGCAGCAATAATCTGGTTTCACAAATCAAGAATACTACAAAAATTCCAGTTCTGGGTCATGCTG ATGGAATTTGTCATGTTTACGTAGACAAGTCAGCTAATATGGACATGGCAAGGCATATTGTTGTGGATGCAAAGCTGGATTATCCTGCTGCCTGTAATGCTATG GAAACACTTCTTGTGCACCAAGATCTGACAACTAGTACTGGGTTTCAGGAACTTATTGTAGAATTGAAACACGAAG GAGTTAGTTTATATGGTGGACCGAGAGCAAGTTCTCTGTTCAACATTGCATTCGCAGACTCGTTTCACCATGAGTACAACTCTAAGGCTTGCACAATAGAAGTTGTGGATGATGTGCAAGATGCCATTGATCACATTCATAAGCATGGAAG TGGCCATACTGAATGTATTGTTACGGAGGATCAAGAAGTTGCTGAATATTTCTTACATCAAGTTGATAG TGCTGCAGTTTTCCTTAATGCAAGCACACGCTTCTGCGATGGGGCGCGTTTTGGACTAGGGGCCGAG GTTGGCATAAGTACCAGCAAGATACATGCTCGAGGTCCAGTAGGAGTTGAAGGACTGTTAACAACAAGATG GGTGCTTAGAGGTACCGGACAAGTTGTGAAGGGTGACAAAGGGGTTGATTACACCCACAAGAAGCTAGCCCTTGACTAA